One genomic window of Deinococcus planocerae includes the following:
- a CDS encoding sulfite oxidase, whose product MPKFGPPSSQGPASGLIIREQAPPNLEFPFRDLDSRITPTGSFYVRSHFPTPALTAATYGLTVGGEVARPLRLSLDDLRSLPARTVTATMECAGNGRVFLSPRRRGVAWELGAVGTAEWTGVPLSQVLERAGLLETAREVVLEGADRGHLTDPVETPGEITYARSVPLDKALGDVLLAYGMNGEPLTPDHGFPLRAVVPGWYGMASVKWLTSVTVSARAFRGFFQTVDYAYWETRDGLPPQLTPIGPLQVKAAIARPAPHEEVACGVTYEVRGAAWAGEADVTRVEVSVDGGTTWEDAEFLDPPVRHVWRRWHHLWRVPERAARVTLLARATDAEGRTQPEAHDPARGGYLITHPLPVCVNVLERSP is encoded by the coding sequence ATGCCCAAGTTCGGTCCACCGTCCAGTCAGGGTCCCGCGTCCGGTCTCATCATCCGCGAGCAGGCGCCGCCCAACCTGGAATTCCCCTTTCGGGACCTGGACTCCCGGATCACGCCGACGGGCAGCTTCTACGTCCGCAGCCACTTTCCCACCCCGGCCCTGACCGCCGCAACCTACGGCCTGACGGTGGGCGGGGAGGTCGCCCGGCCCCTGCGGCTGAGCCTCGACGACCTGCGGTCCTTGCCCGCGCGCACGGTCACGGCGACGATGGAGTGCGCGGGGAACGGGCGCGTCTTCCTGTCACCCAGGCGGCGCGGGGTGGCCTGGGAACTCGGGGCGGTGGGCACCGCCGAGTGGACCGGCGTGCCGCTCTCTCAGGTGCTGGAGCGGGCCGGGCTCCTGGAGACGGCGCGGGAGGTCGTGCTGGAGGGTGCCGACCGCGGACACCTGACCGACCCCGTGGAGACCCCCGGCGAGATCACCTACGCCCGGAGCGTGCCGCTGGACAAGGCCCTCGGCGACGTGCTGCTGGCCTACGGGATGAACGGCGAGCCTCTCACGCCCGACCACGGCTTCCCGCTGCGCGCGGTCGTGCCGGGGTGGTACGGCATGGCGTCGGTCAAGTGGCTCACGTCGGTCACGGTCAGCGCGCGGGCCTTCCGGGGCTTTTTCCAGACGGTCGACTACGCCTACTGGGAGACGCGGGACGGCCTGCCGCCGCAGCTCACGCCCATCGGGCCCCTTCAGGTCAAGGCCGCCATCGCCCGCCCCGCCCCCCACGAGGAGGTGGCCTGCGGGGTGACCTACGAGGTCCGGGGCGCGGCCTGGGCGGGCGAGGCCGACGTGACGCGGGTGGAGGTCAGCGTGGACGGCGGGACCACCTGGGAGGACGCCGAGTTCCTCGACCCCCCCGTCCGCCACGTCTGGCGGCGCTGGCACCACCTGTGGCGGGTGCCCGAACGCGCCGCCCGGGTCACGCTCCTCGCCCGCGCCACCGATGCGGAGGGCCGCACCCAACCCGAGGCCCACGACCCGGCCAGGGGCGGCTACCTGATCACCCACCCCCTGCCCGTCTGCGTGAACGTTCTGGAGCGCTCACCTTAG
- a CDS encoding ParB/RepB/Spo0J family partition protein yields MTRRARPAIGARLSGLVEGVEALGQPASMTLPLDSLRPGAFQPRVHFAPETLEELARSIREQGVLQPLLVRPLGGGGYEIVAGERRWRAAGLAELREVPVLVRDLSDDQARLAAAVENLQRENLNPLEEVRARLAVAASALGVAPDEAAARLFALDRRPEENPEAVARLDALFGALGRETWRSFVKNRAAVLHLPDDVQVAVQEGLDYRKALVVGRVMDGARRAELLDLARRGETVQGLRDRLRPVRATDPAQEIARRLADRRTLSRLDEARRRKVERLLRQIGELLDGTPEPS; encoded by the coding sequence GTGACCCGCCGGGCCCGGCCCGCCATCGGCGCCCGCCTGAGCGGTCTGGTGGAGGGGGTCGAGGCGCTGGGCCAACCCGCTTCCATGACCCTGCCGTTGGACTCGCTGCGCCCGGGCGCCTTCCAGCCGCGCGTGCACTTCGCGCCCGAGACCCTCGAGGAACTCGCCCGCAGCATCCGGGAGCAGGGGGTGCTTCAGCCGCTGCTCGTCCGTCCGCTGGGAGGTGGGGGGTACGAGATCGTGGCCGGGGAGCGGCGCTGGCGGGCGGCTGGGCTCGCCGAGTTGCGCGAGGTCCCGGTGCTCGTCCGCGACCTCAGCGACGATCAGGCTCGGCTCGCCGCCGCCGTCGAGAACCTGCAACGCGAGAACCTCAACCCGCTGGAGGAAGTGCGCGCCCGGCTCGCGGTCGCCGCCTCGGCCCTGGGCGTGGCGCCCGACGAGGCCGCCGCCCGCCTCTTCGCGCTCGACCGCCGCCCCGAGGAAAACCCTGAGGCGGTCGCCCGGCTCGACGCGCTCTTCGGCGCCCTGGGGCGCGAGACGTGGCGCAGCTTCGTGAAAAACCGGGCCGCCGTCCTCCACCTGCCGGACGACGTTCAGGTCGCGGTGCAGGAGGGGCTGGACTACCGCAAGGCCCTCGTCGTCGGGCGGGTGATGGACGGGGCGCGGCGGGCCGAACTGCTTGACCTCGCCCGCCGGGGAGAGACCGTGCAGGGGTTGCGCGACCGCCTGCGGCCCGTCCGGGCGACCGATCCGGCCCAGGAGATCGCCCGCCGCCTCGCCGACCGCCGCACGCTCTCCCGGCTCGACGAGGCGCGGCGCCGCAAGGTCGAGCGGTTGCTGCGCCAGATCGGCGAGCTGCTCGACGGCACCCCCGAACCGAGCTGA
- a CDS encoding ParA family protein, with protein MRTLTFFNHAGGVMKSSLTRDVGYTLSQAGRRVLLVDLDPQANLTDWLGVSGVTREQTVYDTATRGEPLPSPISAHGLHLIPSDVSLALAEGQMMGVVGAHLHLRQALQAVAEGYDVALIDSPPSLGQLSILGALAADHLIVPVPTRQKGMNALAGLSEAMATYRKLRPDLTVALYVPTLYDARRSHDREALNALQDLLRPLASPVPDRGAVWNDSASAGQPVGVYAPGSPVHRDVLRVTAEIARAARLGVEIPGVEA; from the coding sequence ATGCGCACGCTGACGTTCTTCAACCACGCGGGTGGGGTCATGAAGTCGAGCCTCACCCGCGACGTGGGGTACACCCTCTCGCAGGCGGGGCGGCGGGTGCTGCTCGTCGACCTCGATCCCCAGGCGAACCTGACCGACTGGCTGGGCGTGAGCGGCGTGACCCGCGAGCAGACGGTCTACGACACGGCCACGCGGGGTGAGCCCCTCCCCTCCCCCATCTCCGCGCACGGCCTCCACCTGATCCCCAGCGACGTGTCCCTGGCCCTGGCCGAGGGGCAGATGATGGGCGTGGTGGGGGCGCATCTGCACCTGCGGCAGGCCCTCCAGGCGGTCGCCGAGGGGTACGACGTGGCCCTGATCGACAGCCCGCCCAGCTTGGGGCAGCTCTCGATCCTGGGAGCGCTCGCCGCCGACCACCTGATCGTGCCGGTGCCCACCCGGCAAAAGGGCATGAACGCCCTGGCCGGGCTGAGCGAGGCGATGGCGACGTACCGCAAGCTGCGCCCGGACCTCACGGTCGCGTTGTACGTGCCCACCCTGTACGACGCGCGGCGCTCGCACGACCGGGAGGCTTTGAACGCCCTGCAAGACCTCCTGCGGCCCCTCGCCAGCCCGGTGCCCGACCGCGGCGCGGTGTGGAACGACAGCGCGAGCGCCGGTCAGCCCGTCGGGGTGTATGCCCCCGGCTCGCCGGTCCACCGCGACGTGCTGCGGGTGACGGCGGAGATCGCCCGCGCCGCGCGCCTCGGCGTGGAGATTCCCGGGGTGGAGGCGTGA
- a CDS encoding replication initiator protein A, with amino-acid sequence MAENGIKRFDELNIARLSLISVQERIPPGYRDWSVELEDGERRYRVTCQAMPEYGVPHGIDTDITAALVNLYIDQGAPPDGCVTCTPYQLLQMAGLDHSGRYYAALDESLRRLTTTNYFISEGWRDHPRKRWTNVNFRYIDRLEFTSGESDRLDATSILKITLPQEIARSVRSGYIKPLDLSFMQTLGRPPTRAIYRLLDAQRRDPEQPERVAMTFQVGLMEWAQACKIVTDRPSMAQRTLDAAHEELLEKGFLKNVEYVGRGKKKYLHYTFGEAFIPPSPGLIEDLADIGITQTRALQLVREHGEDAVEDTLARYQAIVADGYKPRSRPAFFSDLLRNPEKYALPEGPVLASEGARKAQQRRDRTRSAGRASEAASRASQEKTGEEGEETLRSLPREAQVEEVMRTLTFLLRNDLKLTELDTLRLTLDEGLEDPLEVKARVLRGVSSGERAAMVQDLRVRLGLVLGGA; translated from the coding sequence GTGGCCGAAAACGGCATCAAGCGCTTCGACGAACTCAACATCGCCCGGCTGAGCCTGATCAGCGTCCAAGAACGCATCCCGCCCGGCTACCGGGACTGGAGCGTGGAACTTGAGGACGGCGAACGGCGTTACCGGGTGACCTGCCAGGCCATGCCCGAGTACGGGGTGCCGCACGGCATCGACACCGACATCACCGCCGCACTCGTGAACCTGTACATCGACCAGGGGGCCCCGCCGGACGGTTGCGTGACCTGCACGCCCTACCAGCTTCTCCAGATGGCGGGCCTGGACCACAGCGGGCGGTACTACGCGGCGCTCGACGAGAGTCTGCGGCGCCTGACCACGACGAACTACTTCATCTCGGAGGGGTGGCGCGACCACCCGCGCAAACGTTGGACGAACGTGAACTTCCGGTACATCGACCGCCTGGAATTCACTTCGGGAGAGAGTGACCGTCTCGACGCCACCAGCATCCTCAAGATCACCCTGCCGCAGGAGATCGCGCGCAGCGTGCGCTCGGGGTACATCAAGCCGCTCGACCTGAGCTTCATGCAGACGCTGGGCCGCCCGCCCACGCGGGCCATCTACCGCCTGCTCGACGCCCAGCGCCGCGACCCCGAGCAGCCTGAGCGGGTGGCAATGACCTTCCAGGTCGGCCTGATGGAATGGGCCCAGGCCTGCAAGATCGTGACCGACCGTCCCAGCATGGCCCAGCGCACCCTCGACGCCGCCCACGAGGAACTCCTCGAAAAGGGCTTCCTGAAAAACGTCGAGTACGTCGGGCGCGGCAAAAAGAAATACCTGCATTACACCTTCGGGGAAGCCTTCATCCCGCCCAGCCCGGGGCTGATCGAGGACCTCGCGGACATCGGCATCACCCAGACCCGCGCCCTGCAACTCGTGCGCGAACACGGCGAGGATGCCGTCGAGGACACCCTCGCCCGCTACCAGGCCATCGTGGCGGACGGGTACAAACCCCGCAGCCGCCCCGCCTTCTTCAGCGATCTGCTCAGGAACCCGGAGAAGTACGCCCTCCCCGAAGGGCCCGTGCTGGCCTCAGAAGGGGCCCGGAAGGCGCAGCAGAGGCGAGACCGCACCCGGAGTGCCGGGCGAGCCTCGGAGGCCGCTTCCCGGGCCTCTCAGGAGAAAACTGGAGAAGAGGGGGAGGAGACCCTGCGGAGCCTGCCCCGGGAGGCGCAGGTCGAGGAGGTCATGCGCACGCTGACGTTCCTGCTGCGCAACGACCTGAAGCTCACCGAACTCGACACCCTGCGCCTCACGCTCGACGAGGGGTTGGAAGACCCGCTGGAGGTCAAGGCCCGGGTGCTGCGCGGGGTGAGCAGCGGGGAGCGGGCCGCGATGGTCCAGGACCTGCGGGTCCGCCTGGGCCTCGTGCTGGGGGGAGCGTGA
- a CDS encoding DsbA family oxidoreductase codes for MTSPTPATDVYFDFLCPFAWRGVELADVLRREQGLPFRLRHFSLVQGNHPDNPDRKAPTWWLHEQGAEEGEPFQRGSLRAFLAAHAAARQGEEEAWKFALALFRARHERKAELDEETIRGAAEEAGLDPEQFARDLADDAALRDELGAELRDAAALGVFGTPTFALPEGQAAYLRFSRLTRDAKAAQDLWSLYGEVLRSGAGIETIKRPR; via the coding sequence ATGACGAGTCCCACCCCCGCGACGGACGTGTACTTCGACTTCCTGTGCCCCTTCGCCTGGCGCGGGGTGGAGCTGGCGGACGTGCTGCGGCGGGAGCAGGGTCTCCCCTTCCGGCTGCGGCACTTCTCGCTTGTGCAGGGCAACCACCCCGACAACCCCGACCGCAAGGCGCCGACGTGGTGGCTGCACGAGCAGGGCGCGGAGGAAGGCGAACCCTTCCAGCGGGGCAGCCTGCGCGCCTTCCTCGCCGCCCACGCGGCGGCCCGGCAGGGGGAGGAGGAGGCGTGGAAGTTCGCCCTCGCCCTCTTCCGCGCCCGCCACGAACGCAAGGCCGAGCTGGACGAGGAGACGATCCGGGGCGCCGCCGAGGAGGCCGGGCTGGATCCCGAGCAGTTCGCCCGTGACCTCGCGGACGACGCGGCGTTACGCGACGAGCTGGGCGCCGAGCTGCGGGACGCGGCGGCCCTCGGGGTCTTCGGCACGCCCACCTTCGCGCTGCCGGAGGGGCAGGCGGCCTACCTGCGCTTCTCGCGCCTGACCCGGGACGCCAAAGCAGCGCAGGACCTCTGGAGCCTGTACGGCGAGGTCCTGCGCTCGGGGGCGGGGATCGAGACGATCAAGCGCCCCCGCTGA
- a CDS encoding ABC transporter permease, which yields MTRPHPVPVVLSLGLAAFLLLPVAALLARGLGADFLPTLLSPVVLDALRVSAVTTGAALALTLALGTPVAYLLARRRFPGRTLLDALLDLPMVLPPVVAGVALLLTFGRTGWLGRPLELAGVSLAFSPAAVVLAQVFTSAPFYIRAAKAGFLAFDPDVEAAARVDGAGPWATFARVTLPLALPFLLEGAVLAWARSLGEFGATLLFAGSLPGRTRTVPLAIYGALESDLAPALVLSAVMVVLAFGVLFALRALAGRRG from the coding sequence GTGACCCGGCCTCACCCCGTTCCCGTCGTCCTCAGCCTGGGGCTCGCCGCCTTCCTGCTCCTGCCCGTCGCCGCGCTTCTCGCCCGGGGGCTGGGCGCGGACTTCCTGCCCACCCTGCTCTCGCCGGTCGTGCTCGACGCGCTGCGGGTGAGTGCCGTGACGACGGGCGCGGCCCTGGCCCTCACCCTCGCGCTGGGCACGCCGGTCGCCTACCTGCTCGCGCGGCGGCGCTTTCCGGGGCGCACCCTCCTCGACGCCCTGCTCGACCTGCCGATGGTGCTCCCGCCCGTGGTGGCGGGGGTGGCGCTGCTGCTCACCTTCGGGCGGACCGGGTGGCTGGGGCGCCCGCTGGAACTCGCCGGGGTCTCCCTCGCCTTCAGCCCCGCCGCCGTCGTCCTCGCGCAGGTGTTCACGAGCGCGCCCTTCTACATCCGGGCCGCCAAGGCGGGCTTTCTCGCCTTCGACCCCGACGTGGAGGCCGCCGCGCGGGTGGACGGGGCGGGACCGTGGGCCACCTTCGCACGGGTGACCCTACCCCTCGCGCTCCCCTTCCTGCTGGAGGGGGCGGTCCTGGCCTGGGCACGGTCGCTGGGCGAGTTCGGGGCGACCCTGCTCTTCGCGGGGAGCCTCCCGGGCCGCACCCGCACGGTGCCGCTCGCCATCTACGGGGCACTGGAGAGTGATCTCGCGCCCGCCCTGGTGCTCAGCGCCGTCATGGTCGTGCTCGCGTTCGGGGTGCTGTTCGCCCTGCGCGCCCTGGCGGGGAGGCGGGGCTGA
- the modA gene encoding molybdate ABC transporter substrate-binding protein: protein MRRLLVLLALTLGTAGAANLTVFAASSLTDAFTEIGRAFDAGTGNRTTFSFAGSQVLRTQLTQGARADVFASANAAQFDPLLEGGLIASGQVFARNRLAVITPRGGTAVRTLADLARPGLKLVIAERGVPVGEATRRAFDLIGASGSYGADFAARALRNVVSEEPNVRQVALKVSLGQADAAVVYVSDVTPTLRRSVRTVALPPRFNPPVSYPVGVLRASPNAEQAQAFVRFVRGPEGQRILRKWGFLPAP from the coding sequence GTGAGGCGCCTCCTCGTCCTGCTGGCCCTGACGCTCGGAACGGCGGGCGCGGCCAACCTGACCGTCTTCGCGGCGAGCAGCCTCACCGACGCCTTCACCGAGATCGGGCGGGCCTTCGACGCGGGGACGGGGAACCGCACGACCTTCAGCTTCGCGGGGTCCCAGGTGCTGCGCACCCAGCTCACCCAGGGCGCTCGGGCGGACGTGTTCGCCTCCGCGAACGCCGCCCAGTTCGACCCGCTCCTGGAGGGCGGACTGATCGCCTCCGGGCAAGTCTTCGCCCGCAACCGCCTCGCGGTGATCACGCCCCGGGGAGGCACGGCGGTGCGGACCCTCGCCGACCTCGCGCGGCCCGGGCTCAAGCTCGTGATCGCCGAGCGCGGCGTGCCCGTGGGCGAGGCCACCCGGCGGGCCTTCGACCTGATCGGCGCCTCTGGAAGCTACGGGGCGGACTTCGCCGCCCGCGCCCTGCGCAACGTGGTCAGCGAGGAGCCCAACGTGCGTCAGGTCGCCCTCAAGGTGAGCCTGGGGCAGGCGGACGCGGCGGTCGTGTACGTGAGCGACGTGACGCCCACCCTGCGCCGGAGCGTGCGGACGGTGGCCCTTCCGCCCCGCTTCAACCCGCCCGTGAGCTACCCGGTCGGCGTGCTGAGGGCCAGCCCAAACGCGGAGCAGGCTCAGGCCTTCGTGCGCTTCGTGCGCGGGCCGGAGGGGCAACGCATCTTGCGCAAGTGGGGGTTCTTGCCCGCCCCGTGA
- a CDS encoding substrate-binding domain-containing protein has protein sequence MPHVRAWRERAGVGAGELARRAGLTRQALHRVETGAVEPGIHTALALARALGTTVEALFELAPQEVWAQPVGGVPAPGSRVRLARVGEHTLALPLGAEDSFTCPADGVTGPPRADGAVSVTPTGEALAARTLVVAGCDPSLRLLAAAVPGAAGRVLVRPLPSEEALGAVERGEAHVAAVHLWDPRAGGLNHAALEGGLGPLGFSVYRLWTWTQGWMVAPGNPRGIRLAANLAGPGVRLVNRPPGAGSRVLLDAWLEAEGLSPADVGGYDRMAASPVEVARMVRAGEADVGVGPQAVALAHGLDFVPVQVEPVELVVPAAHARHPALPALLAAAASPALHAQLATLGGYDPAGAGGVTRVRPARRSA, from the coding sequence GTGCCGCACGTGCGCGCGTGGCGGGAACGGGCGGGGGTCGGGGCCGGGGAGCTGGCGCGGCGGGCGGGCCTGACCCGGCAGGCGCTGCACCGGGTGGAGACGGGGGCGGTCGAGCCGGGCATCCACACGGCCCTGGCGCTCGCGCGGGCGCTCGGCACGACGGTCGAGGCCCTCTTCGAACTCGCCCCGCAGGAGGTGTGGGCCCAGCCGGTGGGGGGCGTTCCGGCCCCGGGAAGCCGGGTGCGGCTCGCACGGGTGGGGGAGCACACGCTGGCCTTGCCGCTGGGGGCGGAGGATTCGTTCACCTGCCCGGCGGACGGGGTGACGGGCCCGCCCCGGGCGGACGGGGCCGTGTCCGTCACGCCCACGGGGGAGGCCCTCGCCGCGCGCACACTGGTCGTGGCGGGGTGTGACCCCAGCCTGCGCCTGCTCGCGGCGGCGGTGCCGGGGGCGGCGGGCCGGGTGCTCGTGCGCCCGCTGCCCAGCGAGGAAGCCCTGGGCGCCGTGGAGCGGGGGGAGGCGCACGTCGCCGCCGTCCACCTGTGGGACCCCCGGGCGGGCGGGTTGAACCACGCCGCGCTGGAGGGGGGCCTGGGGCCGCTGGGCTTCAGCGTCTACCGGCTGTGGACCTGGACGCAGGGGTGGATGGTCGCGCCGGGCAACCCGCGCGGCATCCGCCTGGCCGCCAACCTCGCCGGGCCGGGGGTGCGGCTGGTGAACCGCCCGCCCGGCGCCGGGAGCCGCGTCCTGCTCGACGCCTGGCTGGAGGCGGAGGGCCTCTCCCCTGCCGACGTGGGCGGGTACGACCGGATGGCTGCCTCCCCCGTCGAGGTCGCGCGGATGGTCCGTGCGGGCGAGGCGGACGTGGGGGTCGGGCCGCAGGCGGTCGCCCTGGCGCACGGGCTGGACTTCGTGCCCGTGCAGGTCGAGCCGGTGGAACTCGTCGTCCCGGCGGCCCACGCCCGGCACCCGGCGCTCCCGGCCCTGCTCGCGGCGGCGGCCTCGCCCGCCCTGCACGCCCAGCTCGCCACCCTCGGGGGGTACGACCCGGCGGGGGCGGGGGGGGTCACGCGGGTGCGCCCGGCCCGGAGGTCCGCGTGA
- the galE gene encoding UDP-glucose 4-epimerase GalE: MNLLVTGGAGYIGSHTVRRLMEAGHGVTVLDNLSSGHVEALPPGAAFERVDLLDQGAVRDLFARIKPEGVVHFAALIEVGESMRAPGRYYRNNVVGSLNLLQANAETVKAPVVFSSTAAVYGDAEVTPIPEGAPKGPTSVYGETKLMTEQMLGAFERAHGIRNIKLRYFNVCGAEPGGAIGEDHPNKTHLIELALLTALGQREKMLIFGEDYPTPDGTCIRDYIHVVDLADAHVLAVQALQDGVASTAYNVGLGHGFSVKQVLDAVDAVIAEDGLPPLTREVAPRRPGDPPSLVADSRRIQGDLGWTPHFTDLRGIIRTAWEWHRSHPHGFKR; encoded by the coding sequence ATGAACCTACTCGTGACCGGCGGTGCCGGATACATCGGCAGCCACACCGTCCGCCGCCTGATGGAGGCGGGGCACGGCGTCACCGTGCTCGACAACCTCTCCAGCGGCCACGTCGAGGCGCTGCCCCCGGGCGCGGCCTTCGAGCGGGTCGACCTGCTCGACCAGGGCGCCGTGCGCGACCTGTTCGCCCGGATCAAGCCTGAGGGGGTGGTCCACTTCGCCGCCCTGATCGAGGTGGGTGAGAGCATGCGCGCCCCGGGGCGCTACTACCGCAACAACGTGGTGGGCAGCCTCAACCTCCTCCAGGCGAACGCCGAGACCGTCAAGGCGCCCGTCGTCTTCAGCTCCACCGCCGCCGTGTACGGGGACGCCGAGGTCACGCCCATCCCCGAGGGGGCGCCCAAGGGCCCGACGAGCGTGTACGGCGAGACCAAGCTGATGACCGAGCAGATGCTGGGCGCCTTCGAGCGCGCGCACGGCATCCGGAACATCAAGCTGCGCTACTTCAACGTCTGCGGCGCCGAGCCGGGCGGGGCCATCGGCGAGGACCACCCCAACAAGACCCACCTCATCGAACTCGCGCTCCTGACCGCCCTCGGCCAGCGCGAGAAGATGCTGATCTTCGGGGAGGACTACCCCACCCCCGACGGCACCTGCATCCGCGACTACATCCACGTCGTGGACCTCGCCGACGCGCACGTCCTCGCGGTCCAGGCCCTCCAGGACGGCGTGGCGAGCACGGCCTACAACGTCGGCCTGGGGCACGGCTTCAGCGTGAAGCAGGTCCTCGACGCCGTGGACGCGGTGATCGCCGAAGACGGCCTCCCGCCCCTCACCCGCGAGGTCGCCCCCCGCCGCCCGGGCGACCCGCCGAGCCTCGTCGCCGACAGCCGCCGCATCCAGGGCGACCTTGGCTGGACCCCGCACTTCACCGACCTCAGGGGCATCATCCGCACCGCCTGGGAGTGGCACCGCAGCCATCCGCACGGGTTCAAGCGGTGA